The following proteins are encoded in a genomic region of Pyrus communis chromosome 11, drPyrComm1.1, whole genome shotgun sequence:
- the LOC137709286 gene encoding ankyrin repeat-containing protein ITN1-like produces MRDGDVYGAMLLAVENGIVEVVTSLCKARPELLFVSYNKGGKTIFHHAIECRQEKVYSLIYGLRQRNLITTSLDNSGNGFLHSAGMLSPLAKLDRIAGAALQMQRERQWYKEVESIHFQLSGSSTKNKNGLIPSKLFTKSHEKLHKEGEKWMKGTSSSCTVVSALIITIMFAAAFTVPGGNNQEIGFPIFLNQKLFMVFIVSDAISLFSSATSVLMFLGILTSRYAEDDFLKSLPTKMIIGLSTLFISIATMMVAFSSALFIMLWDKPWITYPIIFLAGVPVILFVWMQFPLLVDIFVSTYGGGIFDRKVKRWINS; encoded by the exons ATGAGGGATGGCGATGTATATGGTGCAATGTTATTAGCTGTTGAAAATGGGATTGTTGAGGTCGTTACTTCTTTATGTAAAGCCAGACCAGAACTGTTGTTTGTATCTTATAATAAAGGCGGAAAGACCATATTCCATCATGCTATTGAATGCCGTCAAGAAAAAGTTTATAGCCTTATATACGGGCTTCGTCAAAGAAATCTCATTACGACTTCGCTAGATAATTCCGGCAACGGCTTCCTACATAGTGCGGGGATGTTATCTCCATTGGCAAAGCTTGATCGTATTGCAGGTGCAGCCTTGCAAATGCAGAGAGAAAGGCAATGGTACAAG GAGGTAGAGAGTATTCATTTCCAACTCTCGGGAtcctcaactaaaaataaaaatggtttgaTACCCTCTAAACTATTTACCAAGAGCCACGAGAAATTGCATAAGGAAGGAGAAAAGTGGATGAAGGGAACATCAAGTTCTTGTACAGTTGTCAGTGCCCTCATTATTACAATTATGTTTGCTGCAGCATTTACAGTTCCTGGTGGAAACAACCAAGAAATAGGGTTTCCCATATTCTTAAACCAAAAACTATTTATGGTTTTTATAGTTTCAGATGCAATTTCGCTCTTTTCTTCCGCAACGTCAGTGTTGATGTTTCTGGGCATCCTTACATCGCGTTATGCTGAAGATGATTTCCTCAAATCCTTACCCACAAAGATGATAATAGGCCTTTCCACACTCTTCATCTCCATTGCTACCATGATGGTTGCCTTTTCTTCTGCCCTATTCATCATGCTTTGGGACAAACCATGGATTACTTATCCAATCATTTTCCTTGCTGGTGTTCCCGtcattttatttgtttggatGCAGTTTCCCCTTCTCGTTGATATTTTCGTGTCTACTTATGGTGGAGGAATATTCGATAGGAAAGTCAAACGCTGGATAAATTCTTGA
- the LOC137709287 gene encoding uncharacterized protein has translation MSDYLQELKEISDSFTAAGSSISDRDLIAATLAGLPNEFESFTDFIMLRLTSSSLDELHGLLLTKELSLNRRKKCVSSSMSEPFHALSIQAQPPLLPNPPQVYVAQNPLLQHSFRYNSNRGKINRGSYRGNSSTNNFHRSNSSAQSRGSSSGPRAPC, from the coding sequence ATGTCTGATTATTTGCAAGAGCTCAAAGAGATCTCCGACTCTTTCACTGCTGCTGGATCCTCAATTTCGGATCGCGATCTCATCGCTGCTACTCTGGCTGGCCTTCCTAATGAGTTTGAATCATTCACCGACTTCATCATGCTTCGGTTAACCTCTTCATCTTTAGATGAATTGCATGGCTTGCTTCTTACCAAAGAGCTCTCTCTGAATCGCCGCAAGAAATGTGTCTCTTCTAGTATGTCTGAACCGTTTCATGCTTTATCTATTCAAGCTCAACCTCCATTGCTTCCCAATCCACCTCAGGTGTATGTTGCTCAGAATCCACTTCTTCAGCATTCTTTTCGTTATAATTCAAACCGTGGGAAGATCAATCGTGGTTCTTATCGTGGTAATTCTTCCACTAATAACTTCCATCGCTCCAATTCCTCTGCTCAATCTCGTGGTTCTTCTTCTGGTCCTCGGGCTCCTTGCTAG